One part of the Equus asinus isolate D_3611 breed Donkey chromosome 30, EquAss-T2T_v2, whole genome shotgun sequence genome encodes these proteins:
- the GLRX2 gene encoding glutaredoxin 2 isoform X1 → MSWLRAARTGTRLVWTRSGSGAAASGMGNSTSSSLGNSATAPVNQIQETISDNCVVIFSKTSCSYCTMAKKLFHDINVNYKVVELDMLEYGSQFQDALYKMTGDRTVPRIFVNGTFIGGATDTHRLHKEGKLLPLVQQCYLKKSEREDFS, encoded by the exons ATGTCCTGGCTCCGCGCGGCGCGGACGGGGACGCGGCTCGTCTGGACCAGGAGCGGGAGCGGCGCGGCGGCCTCGGG gATGGGGAACAGCACATCATCATCTTTGGGGAATTCAGCAACAGCTCCTGTGAATCAGATCCAA GAAACGATTTCTGACAATTGTGTGGTGATTTTCTCAAAAACCTCTTGTTCTTACTGTACAATGGCAAAAAAACTTTTCCATGACATAAATGTTAATTACAAAGTGGTGGAGTTGGACATGCTTGAATACGGAAGCCAGTTTCAAGACGCTCTTTACAAGATGACTGGTGACAGAACC GTGCCAAGAATATTTGTCAATGGAACTTTTATTGGCGGTGCAACGGACACTCATAGGCTCcacaaagaagggaaattacTTCCACTAGTGCAGCagtgttacttaaaaaaaagtgagagagaagacTTTTCGTGA
- the GLRX2 gene encoding glutaredoxin 2 isoform X2 has protein sequence MGNSTSSSLGNSATAPVNQIQETISDNCVVIFSKTSCSYCTMAKKLFHDINVNYKVVELDMLEYGSQFQDALYKMTGDRTVPRIFVNGTFIGGATDTHRLHKEGKLLPLVQQCYLKKSEREDFS, from the exons ATGGGGAACAGCACATCATCATCTTTGGGGAATTCAGCAACAGCTCCTGTGAATCAGATCCAA GAAACGATTTCTGACAATTGTGTGGTGATTTTCTCAAAAACCTCTTGTTCTTACTGTACAATGGCAAAAAAACTTTTCCATGACATAAATGTTAATTACAAAGTGGTGGAGTTGGACATGCTTGAATACGGAAGCCAGTTTCAAGACGCTCTTTACAAGATGACTGGTGACAGAACC GTGCCAAGAATATTTGTCAATGGAACTTTTATTGGCGGTGCAACGGACACTCATAGGCTCcacaaagaagggaaattacTTCCACTAGTGCAGCagtgttacttaaaaaaaagtgagagagaagacTTTTCGTGA